The DNA window CTTAAAAGTAGCAGTAtacaacaaattatttttctttaagcattttaaCATGATTGCAATAATATCATTTGTGCAATTTCACATTCTCCTTTTTGCATTTAATGTTATGAAACATTTGTAAAAGTCATAAACTGCTTAGTAAACATATCTAACAGTTATACACAAAGTCTTTTATATACatagaaggttttatttatttatttttaaatatttttatttatttatttgacagagagagatcacaagtaggcagagaggcaggcagagagagaggaggaagcaggctccctgcagaatagagagcctgatgtggggctcgatcccaggaccctgggatcatgacctgagccgaaggcaaaggctttagcccactgagccacccaggcacccacataaAAGGTTTTAAATGGGCCAATTACTGTTACTCAAAGCagagtctgtttttcttcttaaataaatacataccatTTTACAGATTCTCTATTTGGGATATTATCATACAATCATGCTCATTTTGGAGAGTGTGCACATTTAATCAGAGTGAATTAATACAAGTACATACAACCTTAGGCCTCtcaaacaaatttctttttcagttagCCAGGTagtcttttcaattttcttcttcttagtgACTCTTAAGACCATTCATTCCATAATTTATTGAGCctctaaaatggaaaatgaactaTAATAGAACATTGCCTTAAGAAGTAACATTCCAGACATTCCAGTGTATTTAATGTGGCCCTTCAAATCTTTAACCTATCCCTCTCCACGAGCTCCTTGAAGAAATTCTTGTGTGTGCTAATCCAAAAATAAAAGCCCCCACAGCAAACTTTCCCTCAACCTCATCGCCTTTTCAAGCTTCATTCAATCTATCTTCTTTTGCAGGCAAATTATCAAAAGCAGAGTTAACCCTACTACTCCTCTTCCTTTACTTGTCCGTCGCCCATTTATTCCCTAGCGCACTGTAATCTTCCACTCCACCCCAGTCAGATCCTTCCAGGCCTCCTTGCAGGCTTTATCTCAACTTCCTTTGAGTTCTATCAACAAAGCTCCAAGTTCTCTTCTTAATACTTTCAGTTTCCCTGTTACTCCTCTTACACACCTTTTCTTGATCACCAGTTCTTCCTTTTACCTCACTAGTCATTTCTGTGTATGGTAGAATCCCTTAACTCGGCTGAACCAACTCACTGGATGATGGgaggctctctcctctgtcagTGAGTCCCTTCCCTGTGCACTTCAGGGCTGAGGACTCCTGGCACTTAAACTAATCTCCGCTTGGCCTGTGTCTGCCTACCGAACTGAATGCCTCACAGAAACCAGTGGGTTGTTATAAAAGCCGCTTATGCAATTGCACttgctattttaattatgtaatttaatCAACTGTTATGTAAACTAATGAAATAGGAGagtgaaaaaaataagagttgtTTCTATGAAAATCGAGATAAGTGATTTGGAAAAGCTCCATAATGGCTggtatatgaaagaaaaattgtggTCAACTTAGGTGAAAAAACCAAGAAAAGCTCCTTCCAACTAGACATATTTGCATTGAATGACCTTACCATACAAATATCCTGAAGATCTTGCCCCACTCAGTGAAGCAGAGACTGGAATCTGAACGATGTTCTTTGGCTTCAGCGGCTCAGCAGAGTTCCCACCAACAGATCTGCACACAAAACAAAGGCTTTGCCCTGCACCAAAAGAGAATGGAAGCAAAGtgatgtttctttgttttgaggGGTCTTTgcatcacttttctttttcccagcttGAACTGCCTCTGCTGATTAACCGATCCCATTGCCTGGTCTAACAGGAAATCATGGTTACATCATGAggcctctttttctcttgctttgttctCTCCTTGAGTAATTTAATTTCCAGCCAGAGTTTTGATTTGGCCTTTAAATCAACAAGTACCAAATCCACAACCTCTTCACTGGAAGGGTCCATGGTTCATTCATCATTATTTCCTCCACCTTCCATTTCGCTCCCTGCATTATGCCTTGCACACAATAACTACTTGAGAAAATTGTTGACATAGAAAGCATAATGAAAACCTTAGTCCGTAAATTATAACCAAGGAATTAGAAATCTAGCTTGAATAAGTGGATTACAAAAGTCCCTTGGTTTAAGGCCATAATTCATCCATTCTCAACTATTAAAGAAGTTCAATTAATAAATATGAttggaaaattatcattttaaactgggtagctgattttttttttttaatcaactgtTAGTTTTccagaaaagtataaataaatttagGTCGACAATGACAAGTATCACTACAAATTCAATTTTATCTAAATGAAATCTAAAGTTTATCTTCTTTCTTGAATCCTGTGGGTTCATTCTCTCTGAAATGAGGCAGCACAGATAGGATCATCCCTtgcattttacagagagagaattAAGGTCCTAACTGTTCCTGACTTACTGTTGACATCATAGATAGTTTGTAACTTAAACGGGATTTGTATCCTCCCAGTAGGCATATTGAGTCACCTTTTGAATATTCCTGAAGCCCTTTACAATTGGGCAAGAGAATCAGGATCAAAGAAGCAAAAAGTGAAACTCTCTGTCCTTTATTATGACTCATCTACTTACCAGCCTATCTAGGATTATGCCATTAGGGTTCAGTCCTTTGGCTTACCCTATTTTCTCACAAAATTCTTGAGAACAATAATAAGCTAATAATTCATTTGTTAATATCTTCCTGTTAATTAATGGATCTAATTTGCTTTCCTTGGAATAACTGATTACTTGTAGGACAGTAATAGATGTTTTGAGGAAAATTATATTAGATTTTGTCCTTTGTCTTCAAGAAGGGAAAgacagtgtgtgtatgtgggtgggtGATAGGGAGTGAAGGGCATAGTCCTAGACAAGGATCCTGGGAATCAAAAGATTCCTAGGATGTTGGATGCCAAGATTTAAAGAGCTGCACTAGAGAACAGAATGAGAAGGAGCAGAGCGAGGGAAGACATGTGTTTTTACTTCTCAGTTTTAACATGAGTAGAACTTAATGCTGAGGTAACTTGACTCTtaggatctttttcttttttttgaaagtttggtcTATTTTATCTCTAAGTAAAACCATTGATAGTCCCTTTGTTTTGACTCAAAATATTCCTGAAACTAGAGCATAAAAAACATTTATGGAGCAGATTATGATTCCCTTAGGAATAGTTCTGAAATTGAATGTTAAATTTCTGACCAAGGACTTAGCATTGGATACGTCGTAAGTACGAAGAGCCATGTCCCATGACAATTAAGAAATTACTACATGTATCTATCATATAATACTAAAATTCTAATACCGATTCTATAAAATGGTCATGGATAAAACAAGCATGTCTTTTATACAAAGCAATCAACAAACTACACATTTTGGGGGGGAAcattaaaaatgtcatatttcaTTGGCTACTGATCTTCCCACAGTCTATTTGTCTGAAGTCTCTGAAGACAGTGAGCTGGTGAAAAGCTGCCTGAATGAGCCAATGGAAGATTTGGGAAGTCCGCCTCACCTGAGTCTCACATACGGTCCTTTCCCATATATTCTAATATTCTATGAAACTAACTCTTTCCTAAAAGTGATATGTTAGCTATAATAAACATTAAGcaacaaattcaaaatatttcttatgcCACCTTAGAATCTGGAAGAGTTTATGGTATGCTAGACTGTCCTGCTTTAGAAAGATGTTAAAGACATTTGAAATAATAGTTCTTATTTCTTTAGTCTAGCTACACATCTACAGATTTAGGGCctcctaaatatttttcattttttaattatgaaaaaattttcatacttttttaatCTGCTAACAATTACCACCAAGTCATTAGCAAAATTTTGTGGAAAATGAGTTTCAAAATACCTCTTACAGAGTCCTCAAAAAAACAGAATACCTTAACTGTAGCTTTCTTTACTTCTCAAAACAGTACATGTAAGTGGCAAGCAGGAAGCCATGTGTTAATTAGGTGATAGCAAATGGGTGAAGTGGCAAAAAGGCAGAGATGGTAAGTATAGTTTTCTACAGAGGAAAAATGATAGTTGATTTCTGCAAAATTTACATGAAAAGGCTGAAGCTGTGCTTTATTAAATAACTGAGAAGTACTGAAACaccatttacaattttattttttaattgctatatAGTTGACATGTaacacattagtttcaggtgtatgacataatgattcaatttaaatatttattgcaaaatgatcaccataattagcatccatcaccacacagttacaaatttttttaaaaacaattgtttAATATTCATCACCTTTTCTTAGGTAGATGTCTCTTGCAAactgttgaattcaatttgtAGTAAAGAGATTTAATTCAAAAATTTCACAGACAATGGAAACTACTTAGTCTAGGATGGGTCATCTATTTTTACAAATTATACACCTGCTGTATCCCTCAACTATATATTCTTGCTTTTCcctattttgaaaatgaacaaattttattgaaaatgacAAATTTAGTAAAACTAGAAAGAATGCTAAGATTTCCAAATATTACCTTAGTCCTTCTCAAATGTAAGGCCTTGAATCTTGAAGTTAATTTCTTCCTcccttagaaataaaatattaaactgatGAAATATCTCAGGATATATAacatctaaaattttatatattgttaaaaatatagcatatagaaatgtaattatataataccattttaaaaatgataaataaaaataaaatagaactagcAACGGACCTCACAAGACCATTAGAAATAGCTCATCTGTTACAAGTTCTACCCAAAGGCAATGTTATGTAAATTCAATTTATAGACCCTGGATAGTTTCCCCATGTTGGCCTCTCAAAGGCTTTATActgatatttttaagaaactagcAGCATACTTCACCTtggaaaagtaattttataaagaCACTGCCATTAGTGATTTTATATACTTCTACATACCCTTCCTGAATTTGAAATAATGGGTAAGTCCAGGTAATAATTTTTGTCCTCTTACAAATTTTATGACTAAAATATTGAGTTGTGTTTTATGGCCTACATTTATTATATTCTGTACAGTCAGCCAGCAGCTTTAGGCAAAGAATACCTTTGGAGTCTGAAATCAGATGCAAAGGAATCAGGGGTTTCAAATGAGTAATCATGTATTCCAGAAGCATAAGAATGTTCCAAAGATTCTGAAATACAACTAAATACTGCATACTGTGTAATGTGTGAGTAATAATTTCCCAATCCTCTGtacaatttcttccttcctttctctgtctctttcccttcctccttccctttcttttcagttAAGATAATTTTGTCTCCTAGTATGGGCCAGGATTATTGCTATAAAACTTCATTTCCTCCAGAATAGTTTTGGTAGTACTTCTGGAGGAAGAGTTTATTTAGCAAATCATACTCTGATAATGGTAAGGACTTTTCATAAGGAATTTTAACAAGGTGGCAGGAATTACCCAGTctcaatttttaagaataaatctgAAAGAGGGAAATTTAAACAGTGGTAGATTGAGTAACAATTAAGACTACGTAGTATCTGTACGACAGAACAAAATTCTAAAACTtccttaaataattttctttttaaaccaggTTCTCATTTTAACGGACCAGACACAGTTTGTTaatatcatttgttaaaaaagaatgagaatttggCTTCCACAGGAGAACAGCAGGATTCTAACCTAGATCCCCTTCTGCTGAACTCCTACATTTCTGCATGTTGTGGGTCCTAGAGCTATCACAGTCCCTTCAATAAACTTTGGTTTCTTTACCAAACTGTGAGGCTGATACTTAATCTGGGTATGATAAGTGAGATAGTGTTAATTGTAAATGAAAGCATTTGAACAATATAATTACTGTTATAACATTATTTATTAGGGAAAAGTAGATGCCTGGCAAACTTAGGTTTCATTAGGCTAGCATTTGTAATGAGggttattttatggttttagcaTTTCAGAGTCTACCTAAAAAAGTTCTGCACCAGGGACCGACCATCTTTATGTTTAATGTGGCTACGCAGATCTACCCTCATTTTGAGCACTCGTCTATTATTGGTAGTGATAACTAAAGTCTGGTTAGAGTATCATAAAAACTATGCAGCATGAAATAAATTCCATGACACTTCTGaggcatttaagaaataatttactttcttAGAAGTTAGGTCAAGAGCAGAAACAAAATTATCATTCATGCCTAACCTGTATTCCCCCTCCTCAAgtacataaaaagaacaaaagcactgttttctttgaatttgattttctttgaagAGGTTTGTGATTATTACgttttactttgttttgcatAGGGAACCTTTGTTAGCCTTCAAAATGTAATTTAGCAAAAGTATGTACTTTTGCAACCAATCAAGCAAATACATATGAcaaaatgtatgcatatttatttCAGCCTCTGAGATTTGTTTTCAAATTACTCTGTTTGGAGCCCGGGGAAGAGTATGAGATCATTCATTTCCCGTCTGCCAAAGGCAAGCTGATTTCCCCAACCCACATGGACAGTTGAGCAGTAAGTCTATCGTGTTAGCGTGCTTCAGTCTCCCGACTCGTGTCCTGCCATCCGTACACAGGCATTCATGCTAGCACGCGGATGGGGCAAGAGTCCACTGGCAAGACCTCTCCCGTGCGGCTACGCAAATTATGGGGACCGTATAGCCATCCCGTGTATCTGCTGCACCTGCCCTTTggctggggaaagaaagaaagggtattCGGTAGAGTCTAAGCAGCGGCTTCCACCCATTCTCTCCCACTTACATACACGGTACTTTCTCCCCACGTGCATTCCGAGGGCTGGATCACACACATTCACTTGCACTCTCACACACGTGCGCACCATACCTCGCCCAGCCGCAAGCCGGGACACGTCGCCCGCGCACCCCAACCTCCCCGCTCCAGGCTCGGCgggctctccccacccacccgCGCTCCACGTGGGCGCACCCCGGCGCCAGGCGGCCGCGCTGCCCACGGAGCCCCTCGCGGGCCCTCGCGGTGGGAGGGAAGGCGCGGCCCCGGGGTCGGACGGACAAAGCGGGCGTCCAATCGAGCCCCGCACTGCCTCCCCGAAGGGAGGGAGCGGCGGCTCTGACGGGCCCAATGAGCGGGGAGCCCGAGTGGGACTTCCTCCCGGAATCCCGTTGGCCAGAATAGCGGGGCCGTGGGTGACACGTAAGTTGGgtgggaggcggcggcggccgaggTTCGGCAGCCCCGTCAGTGACACCGGCCCGCCGTCCCCCACACCCGGCCGGGCCAGCCGGTCCCCGCCCATCCACTACCCCGGCCGGCCGCGCGCGGAGGCGCCGCCTGGAGTCGGGTCTCTTTGTTGGGCGCGCACCCCCTCCTTTTGGTGGCAACAAAGTCGCGCAGTGGGAGCCGCCGCGAGGGGGCGGGGAGCGGCCGGGGCGGGACTCCGAGCGCCGCCGGGGGCAGCCGAGCCAaaaagtggggaggaggaaaagaggcagaCGGCGTCTGGGGACCGGCGCGGGCACAGCCCGCTCGGAAGTATGCGGAGGGCCCCCTCCCGGGCCCGGGCACTCGCGGAGAGCCAGCCTCGCAAAAGTTTGCCGGCCGCTGCCCAGGCGGCGTCGATGGCTGCGCGCCCCGCGGCGCGCGGGGGCTGAGCGGGCGCCACTTCCCCTCGGGCCCCGCTTTTGTGTCTCGCGTCTCCTCCTCATGCTGCGTCCGGCCACCTCTTGCGGCGGCCGCTGCTGAGGCGCTCGCTCCGGCGGAGGGGAGGAAGGgacggcggcggcgggggcggccgcGGCGCGGGGTCCAGGCGGGACTATGGGAAACGGGATGTGCTCCCGAAAGCAAAAGCGGATTTTCCAGACGCTGCTGCTGCTGACCGTGGTGTTCGGCTTTCTCTACGGCGCGATGCTCTACTACGAGCTGCAAACGCAGCTGCGGAAAGCCGAGGCGGTGGCGCTCAAGTACCAGCAGCACCAGGAGTCCCTTTCCGCCCAGTTACAAGGTACGGTTAACGGGACGCGCGCGGCCGGTGGCCAACTTCGCCCGGCGCCTGCCGCCCGGACTGGAAAAGTGGCTTTGGTGAAACGTTAGCGCAGCGGGTGCCACCTCTGACCATCGCGGACATCAGAGGCGAGCCCTGCTGGGCCGCCGGGTCCCCGAAGTGTCAAGGGAGATGACATCTCCACCTCCCACTTCCTCCGGCGGTTACGTTTGAAATTGGTGGCACCAGCCGCGGGTCCCGCGGGGCGTTGGATGGGCCGGCGCCCACTGAGCCTTTTACCCCATCACTTGTCAGTGGCCCAGCTCCAGTCTGCGCGGGCCGAACAGTAGCCTTTCCTCGGTTTCTGCCAACCCATCTCGGAGGGGCATGGTCTCGGTTGCTGTGTATTCGCTGTGCAGTTGACTTTGTCAGTAACATAAGAAATGGAGAGTTTGGCAGTGATTTCTCAAAccttgctgggttttttttcccccaggagaaATTTAGCCGTGACCTAGCTGCCCAAACTAATGGCCCATTAGTTTCTGTTAACTTCATAGGATGACTTTAACGATGTTGGGAGTGTTGGAAAAGTCCACACTGCTACTGTTCACCATCCTGCTGGTGTGTTTTGGGAGGGgggtggtaaaaaaaaaagtttatcttgcTGAGTAACTTTTAGTTTGTCATAGAGGTGGgagtgtatgtgtgttgtgttttttacAGTCAGCCTTGAGAAGcccaagagaagaaacacagttTTTCATTCTATCAGATACAGTGAACACAACTTGAGCCAGACCTGCGAAAGATTTAAAGTTCCTATCCTTCTATTTTAGAATCTCGTTTAATGTAAATTTCAGAAACATAAATGATGCATGACTGCAAAGTAAGCACCGTGTGGTCTTAAGAGCATAGTCACcctatacatattttttgaaagcttttaCTTGTGTCTAGTTTTCAACACTCATGCAGTCCTTTCcccaaccaaaaataaaaaaataatactagaaAGCTGTGAGTAGTGAAATGTTGACACTCTTTGCTGATAATGCAAATATAGCTTATTTCATATTACTGGGAAGATACAAGCTGGATGGATGTTTGTGTCAGTGTATGTGtatacaaatagaaaacagatgcCTTTTCGTTGCTTCAGCTATTTTGAGTGttttctagtaaaaaaaaaaaaaaagagagagagagagaaaatgacatgCTGCTGATTGCTTGGTCTTATTTTCTCTTCCCAACTTAGAAGAAAGGGAAGTATTTTTAGCTTACTGAAGCTGCATAGCCACAGGCAGTAAAAATATGTgaactgggttttttttctaaaggaaaacctGTTTTGATACAGACCTGGgttaagaacatttttctttaaacttgtTGAAATTTACCCATGGCTTATCGTTGTTATTCAAATTCtggatatttatgtatttacctaTTTACGTAGAAGGCATTAGTGGTTTCCCTATGAAGTTCAGTACAGttagacaaaaggaaaattttgtcATCTAATACTGCAAGGGCAGGACTGAATTTTCACACATATGGCTAGAAGGGGCATGTATGGTGGATTATGTGAGGTTGGTGCCTTAGTGTCTTAGTTTAGGGGACCCATGCAAACAGACACTGTCAAGTTTACCAGTACATCCTCAGCACTGCACAGTGCCTCACACTCATGAGggaatcaatatatatttattcactcaacaaatgagCTGTTATCCTGAACtgtggtgagaaaataaatcctGCAGGCTATTGTCTGCTCTCTCAGGTTTCCCTTTCCTGTCTCTGctttttgaaacaaaacaaaacaaagtaacagCAAAATATTTTGCCCAAGTAGAGCTTCTGCCTCAGCAGCCAATGCTGGAACTGTTTGACTGAGGCCCTGATTTCTGAGTCACCGCCTGTATTTGCAgtatgcttgcttgcttgcttgcttgctttcaaatttaattttttcccagtgttccaaTATTTGtggtatttcattttgaaaatcaatctcaatttttttttctcctttgatttgccttttttggtggtgatggtggggcGAACGTGGTGGTAAGTGACAATACAAGGCCATTAAAATCTTCAACATTTGTTTTGTTGCAGATGAAAAAATGTAGCTAGTTCAAGTGGTTGCTAGTTCAAGGCCTTAATGTCAGTTTCTTAAAGTATTTTGCCATTTCCTCTTGAGTTGTGGTGCTGCAACAATTATAACATGGTTATGCATAAAGAATTATTTCCTAAGCAGGCTgcagtttcttcttattttttaatggattgaTGATTGACTTCTGTAGCATTTATTTTGGATTTCACATCTGCATGCCATTTAATGAGGATTTTTCTGACAGTATGCCGCTTTTGCTTCCCTTTCCAATGACAAATGACATTTTACTCAGCAGCGCTGTGTTGTACCACCTGCATAGATTGTTTTGAAGGCATTAGGCTCTCCATTCTTAGGACTTGTTTAGTTAAGTGAGATCTCTTGACCTGGCTTGGATTAAAATCAGAGTTAATTATGAGTGgccttttttagaaaaaaaatatatatgttactCTTGAAATGTTTACATTTTGGCCCCGTAATCTGAAGGTATACATTTGTTAAGTGAGCATTTTTAGGTCATCTTCAGTTTAAGGATGGGTTGTACTCCAGAGATTATTTTGAAAGTAGGTTATGTCTAACTCCAAGTGCCTTTTGCAGTAGACCTGTGCCATAAATAGGAGACAGTAAAGGGTGACCTGGGGAAAGTTCCAAGACTAAGCAGCCCcctttccaggaaaaacaaatgtcTATGTCTGCCAGGCAATATATCTGTTTACTTCTCTATCTCCCACTTCTGCCACATGGAAATTACACTGAGCAGTGGGGCAGAGGTTATATATTGGTGGCAGAGGCAGTAGTTACAATCTTTGACCAGCACAGTGTTTCCTtaatctcttaaatttttttaaaactgctttcagGTGGGCCATACCCCACTCCTGGTCATACACAGTGTTTCTTAGCTCCCACTGCCCATTAGAATCAGTGGGCAGCTCCCAAACCAAATCAGTCACCATCTGGGGGGGTTGAAACCCACATGGTGCCCTCCCCAGGTGATTACAACATGCAGCCAAGGTTGAAAAGTGCAACCCTGTAATCTTAAAACTGAGCCACTTGACACATTTACTTTACTTGGCCGCAGAGACATctgagggttttgttgttgcttttcccCCAGCATGTGATTCAAATTCTAGCCCTGCAACTTTTTGTGTGAACTTGgccctcatttttcttctttataagaTGGAGATTAGAATGATCTATTTCACAGGGATAACGAGaggataaaataatgaatgtgtaGAAGCTCCTAGCACatccctggcacatagtaggtactgcTCCTTAAAGATGATCTGTTACTATCATCATGGTCCCTGTGTGAGGTAAGGTATTTCACAACTTTCTCTTCCCATGTTTATTATgggtaaatgttttaaaattgacaaaatttgtttttataattagcTACCTCCTTTTATTTTACCTGATTGGACATCAAATGAAATGGGTAAATGGACATAAATCCAGATACTTTCCTCCAGAGAAAGGACCTTCAGTGacaatttaaacttaaaaaattaaagtagggTTACTGATTAACTCTCTTTGTCATACCTGATAAGAAGAGGGTGTATCTCCTAGTGGTAGGCAATAACCTTGTGTAACAGGATCTGGAATAGAGATGgaactatttacattttttaaaagtaggggCGAATAGCCCCtcatttctgaaacatttttgcAGTGCTTTTCGTCTTCCCAGTGATGGCCAGAAACCATTAAGAAAAGGTTTATTTAATGTTTCCTATGCTCCTGTTCCAGGTCAATATCCTAGAActatttgaagtaaaaaaaaaaggtggggggccctgggtggctcagtgggttaagcatctgcctttggctcaggtcatgatcccaggatcctgggataagaTTACCGCTTTGAGCTCTttgctcctcggggagtctgcttctccttttgcccctccccctgctcatgcgcttAAGTTctcttaaaaaccttttttaaaaagtttgttgcTTCTAAGGCTCATACTGTTATTTAAGTTAGTTGTCCCTTACATTGTGTTTTCCTAACACGGGATGGCACACTAGCCTGTGCATGAACATATCACATTGGAACTGGCGGCTTCTTTGTTTTCAGCCTCCCCTGAATctgcttaaaaaagaataaaagtctccttcagctcagggccAGGCTTTCTTTCATCTCCAGCGCctggtgcctggcatatagtcAGTGCTCAGTAGAGAGTAGGTCTATACCTCTGTGGTGTTTTCTGTCTGCTTATGAATGTACTTCGTACAGTGGGCAGGGAAATGTGGTGGATACAGGCTGAGGAGTCAGAGCACTTAGGTTTCAaggctttctgtctttttttttttttttaaaccagctgtatgatcttgggcaagtcacttctctgGGACCCACTTTTATCGTAGGTTATAATCAGAATAATAATGCTTATAATAGGTTGTCATGAGGATCAATCATGTTAGCTGGCATACAGTGCTTAGAAGTATAAGGCTTACATTTTGGACTATACAACAGAGTGGTTCACAGAACTCAGTGATTTTAGATCCATGAGCAATGGCTGTGTGTGGTATTAGGTATTCTCATTTTCAAGTGCAAAATTAGGCCTTATAGACATCAATGAGATACCGTTCATTAGATGaacactttcatttaaaaaccagAACAGAATTTAAGTTCTatagttttatttgtaaataaatccCTTGCCCTAAAATGCATTCCTTGAATAAAAGATGAAAGCTTCTAGGTACTTTGTGAAAATCTGACTCATTTAAGCATTCtgttaaatatatatgatttgcacAGATTTGTATGATTCTACATATTGTGTCTGCCTTAGTCATTCCAGTAAATTGGAATGTGCCCATATTGGTTGACCATATAAGAGAATTTCTCATTATTTGTGAGCCTTTGGTTTAGGTCCCGGATAAATTGGAAGCTTTACTttgactttcttctcttctgcctttctaAGGAGAGTTTCTTATAGGGCTGGGGCACCGGACAATTTCAGGGACTTAAGGAATGGGTGACTTGGAGTTGGAGAACTGATATGCAACAGATTGGAGAGAAActaaaagagggaagagaggaacagGGGACTGCTACCattttatgactttaaaaaacattgaGGAATATTCTTGCTCACATGTTTATgtctcaaaaaagagaaacagggaCTAGCGAAGGGAGATTGGTTTTGGCATCAAATACTGTTTGAATACAGCTCTGGTGTTCATGGGTGGAGACCTTGAACAGGCAAGTAATACCTCCGGGCTTGA is part of the Mustela nigripes isolate SB6536 chromosome 2, MUSNIG.SB6536, whole genome shotgun sequence genome and encodes:
- the LOC132010526 gene encoding proline-rich protein 2-like: MVRGGTRCANVSPKPLFQSGRQAPGERKPNTTVSSSSVWKIRFCFREHIPFPIVPPGPRAAAAPAAAVPSSPPPERAPQQRPPQEVAGRSMRRRRETQKRGPRGSGARSAPARRGARSHRRRLGSGRQTFARLALRECPGPGGGPPHTSERAVPAPVPRRRLPLFLLPTFWLGCPRRRSESRPGRSPPPRGGSHCATLLPPKGGGARPTKRPDSRRRLRARPAGVVDGRGPAGPAGCGGRRAGVTDGAAEPRPPPPPTQLTCHPRPRYSGQRDSGRKSHSGSPLIGPVRAAAPSLRGGSAGLDWTPALSVRPRGRAFPPTARAREGLRGQRGRLAPGCAHVERGSVGGNSAEPLKPKNIVQIPVSASLSGARSSGYLYVFQHI